A single genomic interval of Chlamydia sp. harbors:
- a CDS encoding polymorphic outer membrane protein middle domain-containing protein — MKWLSATAVFAAVLPSVSGFCFPESKELNFSRTGTSSSTNFTETINEDGAEYIVSGNATFTSFTNIPPKTTTPATSSSSSSETSPSTTQTEATEQSSSENTEDVIDPKGGGAFYNAHSGVLSFMTRSGTEGSLTLSNIKMTGDGGAIFSQGELLFTDLTGLTVQGNLSQLSGGGIFGGSSISLSGITQATFSSNAAEVVVEPAPEPSAQKTEETDEAEEAPPTPTTTTTTTETSAQSRFICASTGSTTETENDTDSSETPHRPGSGGAIYAQGDLTISDSQTVTFSTNKASKDGGAIFAEKGASFTDITTLKVQSNGADEKGGGIYVVEDLSVQSSKRIVLNSNLSKQGGGACYVEGNITFQDLEEVHIKYNKTGTFETKKTSTAKKSSQASADTAQTESTTPTTTITVTPTSTTTTTTTEAPTPPPLAKGGGLYTEKNFSIENVTGIIEIANNKATDVGGGAYVKGTFTCENSHRLQFLKNSSEKKGGGLYGEDSVTLSNLTGETLFQENTAKEEGGGIFIQGADKTLTMTGLDSFCLINNTSATSGGGAYVTKEISQTYTSDVEEFPGITPVHGETIITGNKATGGSGGGVCTQRLVLSNLQTISISGNSASENGGGAYTCPDDFPSPTPTTPATTTTISDPATTESANAAASSLIFRTKSPITAESPVGEASSKEKPEDPNADKDFLIDYVINTTINNNNASKKGAGVYAKKAKLSRIDQLNISSNSAQETGGGFCCTESLELDGIASLSVTENRAGKEGGGLHAKTLTISNLKSGFSFSNNQTNSSSTGAESIASPAPAAAALTKAVAAAAGASSLTTTQQNSLTYASVVGGAIYGETVSFSQCSGNCQFSGNSAIDNTPSSPSLNVQGGAIYAKTSLSIEAGESGTSYLFSGNSVSTGKAQTTGQVAGGAIFSPTVTLKCPVTFSGNTASMTTASSSSNNSSIKDTIGGAIAGTVISLSGNSLFSENIADLGAAIGTLATNGSSSGSPQTPTEKITLETGSFTFENNKANKRGAIYSPSVSIKGNNIIFRQNTSANDGSAVYFTKDATIESLGSVLFTGNNVTNVSGTQANNGSGQTNNVVNYGAAIFGDPGSSQSPPDATLKLIASGGSISFSNNSLNANPDKNAATKFCSIAGYVKLSLQATQGNTISFFDSVHTSTKKTGQNQSVYETLDINKLENTNAYTGTILFSSELHENKSYIPQNVVLHNGTLVLKEKSELHVVSFEQKEGSKFIMEPGAVLSNQNIANGALTINGLTIDLSNMGTPQTGEIFSPPELRIVATTSTSSGAGVSGAKVTASQEISSLSSATSAVTTPATMSENKVFLTGDLTLIDPNGNFYQNPALGTDLNDVPLIKLTAANTDDVVVSDLTLSGDLSPQKGYIGTWTLNPDSKTGKIVANWKFDMYRRWVYIPRDNHFYANSILGSQNSMVVVKQGLINNMLNNARFDDVASNNFWVSGVGTFLAQQGTPLSEEFSYYSRGTSVAIDAKPRQDFILGAAFSKMVGRTKAIKKVHNYFHKGSEYSYQASVYGGKFLYFLLNKQRGWALPFLLQGVVSYGHIKHDTTTLYPSIHEKNKGDWEDLGWLADLRISLDLKEPSKTSSQRVSFYGELEYSSIRQKQFTEIDYDPRHFDDCAYRNLAIPMGCSFEGALMSYDILMYNKLSFAYMPSIYRNSPICKYKVLSSGETGKVICGVPTRTSARAEYSTQLYLGPFWTLYGNYTIDVGMYTLSQMTSCGARMIF; from the coding sequence ATGAAATGGCTGTCAGCTACTGCTGTGTTTGCTGCTGTTCTTCCTTCGGTCTCAGGGTTTTGTTTCCCAGAATCTAAAGAATTGAATTTCTCTCGCACAGGAACTTCTTCTTCTACGAATTTTACAGAAACCATTAATGAGGACGGTGCAGAATACATTGTTTCTGGTAATGCAACATTTACTAGTTTTACTAATATCCCCCCGAAGACAACAACACCAGCCACTAGTTCGAGTTCCTCATCAGAAACTTCCCCCAGCACCACTCAAACAGAAGCAACTGAACAATCCTCATCCGAGAATACTGAAGACGTAATAGATCCTAAAGGCGGGGGCGCTTTTTACAATGCTCACTCCGGAGTTTTATCGTTTATGACTCGATCAGGGACAGAAGGTTCTCTGACTTTGTCTAACATTAAGATGACTGGTGATGGGGGAGCCATATTCTCTCAAGGAGAGCTTCTATTCACAGATCTCACAGGTTTAACTGTCCAAGGGAATTTATCCCAATTATCCGGAGGAGGAATCTTTGGAGGGAGCTCTATTTCTTTATCTGGAATTACCCAAGCAACATTCTCCTCTAATGCAGCAGAAGTGGTTGTCGAACCTGCTCCGGAGCCAAGTGCTCAAAAAACTGAAGAAACTGACGAGGCTGAAGAAGCTCCCCCTACTCCCACAACGACGACAACCACAACTGAAACTTCTGCACAAAGCCGCTTCATTTGTGCTTCAACTGGCTCTACTACAGAAACAGAAAATGATACAGACTCCTCAGAAACACCCCATAGACCAGGATCTGGGGGAGCTATCTATGCTCAGGGAGATCTAACTATTTCAGATTCTCAGACAGTTACATTCTCAACTAACAAGGCAAGCAAAGATGGTGGAGCTATCTTTGCAGAAAAGGGCGCCTCATTCACAGATATTACAACATTAAAAGTGCAAAGTAATGGAGCAGATGAAAAAGGTGGCGGTATCTATGTCGTTGAAGACCTCTCTGTCCAATCTTCTAAGCGGATCGTACTCAACTCCAACTTAAGCAAACAAGGAGGAGGAGCTTGTTATGTGGAAGGTAATATAACTTTTCAAGATCTTGAAGAAGTTCATATCAAATATAATAAGACAGGAACCTTTGAAACAAAAAAAACCTCTACAGCGAAAAAAAGTTCTCAGGCATCTGCAGATACAGCTCAAACGGAATCGACTACACCCACAACAACGATAACTGTAACCCCCACTTCCACAACAACGACAACTACAACTGAAGCTCCTACCCCACCTCCTTTAGCTAAAGGTGGTGGTCTATATACTGAAAAAAACTTTTCTATAGAAAATGTTACTGGAATTATAGAAATCGCAAACAATAAGGCGACAGATGTTGGAGGAGGAGCATACGTCAAAGGAACGTTCACTTGCGAAAACTCTCACCGCTTACAATTTCTAAAAAACTCTTCCGAGAAAAAAGGAGGAGGTCTTTATGGAGAAGATAGCGTCACTTTATCTAATCTGACAGGAGAAACACTATTCCAAGAAAATACTGCTAAAGAAGAAGGTGGGGGTATCTTCATCCAAGGCGCTGATAAGACCCTCACTATGACAGGACTCGATAGTTTTTGTCTGATCAATAATACCTCAGCAACAAGTGGTGGTGGAGCTTACGTTACTAAAGAGATTTCCCAAACCTATACTTCTGATGTGGAAGAATTTCCAGGTATCACTCCAGTGCATGGTGAAACCATTATTACTGGAAATAAAGCAACAGGAGGAAGTGGAGGAGGAGTGTGTACACAACGTCTTGTTTTGTCTAACCTCCAGACTATCTCCATATCCGGGAACTCAGCATCAGAAAATGGGGGTGGAGCCTATACATGTCCAGATGACTTCCCTTCTCCTACTCCGACAACACCCGCAACTACTACCACTATTTCCGACCCAGCTACTACCGAATCAGCTAATGCTGCCGCTTCTTCTTTAATCTTCCGAACCAAGTCCCCCATAACTGCTGAATCTCCAGTAGGTGAAGCTAGTTCCAAAGAAAAACCTGAAGATCCTAATGCTGATAAAGACTTTTTGATTGATTACGTGATCAACACTACTATCAATAACAATAACGCCTCCAAAAAAGGTGCTGGGGTCTACGCTAAAAAGGCTAAATTATCTCGTATAGACCAACTCAATATCTCTAGTAACTCTGCTCAAGAGACAGGAGGAGGATTCTGTTGTACAGAATCCTTAGAATTAGATGGTATTGCCTCTTTATCTGTAACAGAGAATCGTGCAGGAAAAGAGGGAGGAGGTTTGCATGCTAAGACACTCACGATTTCTAATCTAAAATCCGGATTTTCTTTCTCAAATAATCAAACAAATTCCTCATCTACAGGAGCAGAATCAATTGCTTCCCCTGCTCCCGCCGCTGCAGCTCTTACAAAAGCCGTTGCTGCTGCTGCAGGAGCCTCTTCTTTAACCACTACACAACAAAATTCTCTTACTTATGCAAGTGTAGTAGGTGGAGCTATTTACGGTGAAACTGTTTCCTTCTCTCAATGTAGTGGAAACTGTCAATTCTCAGGAAACTCTGCCATTGACAATACTCCTTCTAGTCCTTCCTTAAATGTTCAAGGAGGAGCTATCTATGCTAAAACATCTTTGTCCATAGAAGCAGGAGAGTCCGGTACCTCTTATCTCTTCTCTGGGAACTCAGTCTCTACAGGGAAAGCACAAACTACTGGACAAGTAGCTGGAGGAGCTATTTTCTCTCCTACCGTCACATTGAAATGCCCAGTAACATTCTCTGGCAACACAGCCTCCATGACAACAGCTTCTTCTTCCTCAAACAATTCTAGTATCAAAGATACCATTGGAGGAGCTATAGCAGGAACCGTAATCTCTCTGTCCGGAAACTCTCTCTTCTCGGAAAATATAGCTGATTTGGGAGCTGCTATAGGGACTCTTGCTACTAACGGATCTTCTAGTGGATCTCCACAAACTCCTACAGAAAAAATTACTTTAGAAACGGGCTCGTTTACCTTTGAAAACAATAAAGCCAATAAACGGGGAGCCATTTACTCCCCTAGTGTTTCCATTAAAGGGAACAATATTATCTTCCGTCAAAATACATCTGCTAATGATGGAAGTGCGGTTTACTTCACAAAAGATGCCACTATCGAATCTTTAGGATCGGTTCTATTTACAGGGAATAATGTAACGAATGTTTCTGGAACACAGGCAAATAACGGTTCTGGCCAAACAAATAATGTAGTCAACTACGGAGCTGCTATCTTTGGAGATCCAGGAAGTTCTCAATCACCACCGGATGCTACTTTGAAATTAATTGCTTCCGGAGGAAGCATTAGCTTCAGCAATAACAGTCTGAACGCTAATCCCGATAAAAATGCAGCTACTAAGTTCTGCAGTATCGCAGGCTATGTCAAATTATCATTACAAGCTACTCAAGGAAACACGATCAGTTTCTTCGATAGCGTCCATACTTCTACTAAGAAAACAGGACAAAATCAGAGTGTGTATGAGACTTTGGATATCAATAAGTTAGAAAATACTAATGCGTATACAGGAACTATTTTGTTCTCCTCTGAGCTGCATGAGAATAAGTCTTATATTCCACAAAACGTTGTTCTGCATAACGGTACATTGGTTCTCAAAGAAAAATCAGAATTACATGTAGTCTCCTTTGAACAAAAAGAAGGCTCAAAATTCATCATGGAACCTGGAGCTGTGTTATCCAACCAAAACATAGCGAATGGAGCCTTAACTATCAACGGATTAACGATTGATTTATCAAATATGGGGACTCCTCAGACAGGAGAAATCTTCTCCCCTCCTGAATTACGAATTGTGGCAACAACTTCTACCTCATCTGGAGCTGGAGTTTCAGGAGCCAAGGTAACTGCCTCTCAAGAAATCTCTTCGCTATCCTCTGCAACTTCTGCTGTAACGACTCCAGCAACTATGAGTGAGAATAAAGTTTTCTTAACAGGGGATCTTACTCTCATTGATCCTAATGGAAACTTTTATCAAAACCCTGCTTTAGGGACGGATTTAAATGATGTGCCTTTAATTAAACTTACAGCAGCAAATACAGATGATGTCGTCGTCTCTGATTTAACTTTATCCGGAGATCTGTCTCCTCAAAAAGGATATATTGGAACTTGGACGCTTAACCCTGATTCTAAAACGGGGAAAATCGTTGCCAATTGGAAGTTCGACATGTATCGCCGTTGGGTATACATCCCTAGAGACAACCATTTTTACGCAAACTCAATCTTAGGATCCCAAAACTCAATGGTTGTAGTGAAACAGGGATTAATCAACAATATGTTGAACAATGCTAGATTCGATGACGTGGCTAGCAATAATTTCTGGGTCTCAGGGGTTGGGACTTTCTTAGCTCAACAAGGAACTCCTCTTTCTGAAGAATTCAGTTACTATAGCCGAGGAACTTCTGTAGCAATTGACGCGAAACCTAGACAAGATTTTATCTTAGGAGCCGCGTTTAGCAAAATGGTTGGAAGAACAAAAGCTATTAAAAAAGTACACAATTACTTCCATAAAGGTTCCGAGTATTCCTACCAGGCTTCTGTCTATGGGGGTAAATTCCTTTACTTCTTACTCAATAAACAACGGGGATGGGCATTACCATTCCTATTACAGGGAGTTGTGTCTTATGGACACATAAAACATGATACAACAACACTCTACCCTTCTATTCATGAGAAAAATAAAGGTGATTGGGAAGACTTAGGATGGCTAGCAGATCTACGTATATCCTTAGATCTTAAAGAGCCTTCTAAAACATCATCCCAACGAGTTTCTTTTTATGGAGAGCTAGAATACTCCAGTATTCGTCAGAAACAGTTTACCGAAATCGATTATGATCCTCGACATTTTGATGACTGTGCGTATAGAAATCTCGCTATTCCTATGGGATGCTCTTTTGAGGGCGCATTGATGAGCTACGACATCCTGATGTATAACAAACTTTCCTTTGCCTATATGCCTTCTATTTATAGAAATAGTCCCATTTGCAAATACAAAGTCTTATCTTCAGGAGAAACTGGAAAAGTTATTTGCGGAGTACCTACGAGAACATCCGCACGAGCGGAATACAGTACTCAACTATATCTAGGGCCTTTCTGGACCTTATATGGAAATTATACGATAGACGTAGGAATGTATACTCTATCACAGATGACGAGTTGTGGAGCTCGTATGATTTTTTAA
- a CDS encoding zinc ABC transporter substrate-binding protein — protein MRLFFLLLFSLGITYSYGDEILSRKQVLVSIVPYKFLVEQISGDTCQVSSIVMDNHDPHNYELSPKYIEKIRQAELWFRIGEGFERTCERIIPCKQIDLSANIDKITNGACCQRFLNFDTHIWLSPKNLKIQAKMITEALIEAYPEHQALYRNNYSLLQTRLDLLDQNIASIVSSASQRNILVSHGAFAYFCRDYGFVQHTIERPNHSELSPKDLIRVEQTIRNYNLHSVILLKHAGKRSSAALVRKFNMTPVLLDPYAEDVFNNLIAIATAFVNL, from the coding sequence ATGCGTTTATTCTTTTTACTCCTCTTTTCTTTAGGAATCACCTATTCTTATGGAGATGAGATTCTTTCTCGAAAACAAGTATTGGTTAGTATTGTCCCTTATAAATTTCTTGTGGAGCAAATATCTGGGGATACTTGCCAAGTATCTTCCATTGTTATGGACAATCACGACCCTCACAACTACGAACTCTCTCCTAAGTATATAGAAAAAATACGCCAAGCTGAACTGTGGTTCCGGATTGGAGAAGGATTTGAAAGAACCTGTGAACGGATTATCCCTTGTAAACAGATAGATCTTTCAGCAAATATCGATAAAATTACTAACGGCGCCTGCTGTCAACGTTTTCTCAATTTTGACACCCATATCTGGTTAAGTCCGAAAAACTTAAAAATTCAAGCTAAAATGATTACCGAAGCTTTGATCGAGGCTTATCCAGAACATCAAGCTCTCTACCGTAACAATTATTCCTTATTGCAAACGCGTCTCGATCTCTTAGATCAAAATATTGCTTCTATTGTCTCATCGGCCTCCCAACGTAACATTTTAGTTTCTCACGGAGCATTCGCGTATTTCTGTAGAGACTATGGCTTTGTGCAGCATACTATCGAACGCCCTAATCACTCAGAATTGTCTCCTAAAGATCTTATTCGTGTAGAGCAAACAATTCGCAATTACAATTTACATTCCGTTATTCTGCTAAAACACGCAGGGAAACGCAGTAGCGCCGCTTTAGTACGAAAATTTAATATGACACCCGTTCTGTTAGATCCCTATGCAGAAGACGTTTTCAACAATTTAATAGCTATCGCAACGGCTTTCGTAAACCTATGA
- a CDS encoding polymorphic outer membrane protein middle domain-containing protein: MKILSVTAVLAATLPSISGANSPENSVENKELSSSRIGTQSSEQFTEQNSNSGIEYKVSGDVSFSDFSNIPEDVSGILASPHQELSSTDISVPSSSGTSNGEVEDAEGSQSENNLGESLIGVAIGETLVLTTSTDSSSEIISPTTTTKSTQNGSNTSDTASTTSSESTTLESATAILASSYHLQAETVVEKSLENSEDIQTTPSGSSPKNTVSGGGAFYNPHQAPISFINNLDNPGSLTLSKIRVIGEGGAIYSKGPLSIKDLQKFFAQENLSQKAGGAICGESTISINGVDSISFSKNKVAVPSSNKVDPSDPDSSDHTDVSGSESTTSNNNQNNNVVSPDATTTSQAIALTKIFLSETPGTNSQESESTATTSQTTENENTLNVELSCGGAIYAQDKLTISNSKKVTFDNNSADEKGGAIFTKGEIFLANITETVFSSNVGKKGGGGIYSEKTVTVSQCGDLHFKDNIAGIEATQESPTVEQSTPTSSKVMASANLGKEGALYIEKSLTINGGTETINFVEDKATDVGGGAVSGETVKIENCSGYGIFSRNQAIDNKDSGSTVDVLGGAVYAKTALNIDSGNFNKTITFSDNTVSSKSTTGQVAGGAIFSPTVTIATPVVFSNNAATNDAKNSRKNTFGGAIGATTAVSLSKGARFSKNTADLGSAIGLVPAKQNTETVKLEADSYYFENNKAIKRATIYAPIVSIKAYTATFNQNSSAEEGSAIYFTKEATIESLGSILFTGNLVTPTQSTTTQTAGNTTKYGAAIFGQIVNSSESQTDNLPLKLIASKGNICFRNNEYRPSTLDTGASTFCSIAGDVKLTMQATEGKTISFFDAIRTTTKKTGTQASTYDSLDINKNDDSGSVNSAFTGTVMFSSELHENKSYIPQNVVLHSGSLVLRANTELHVISFEQKEGASLVMEPGAVLSNQTVADGSLVVNNLTIDLSSVGRNSVSDDNIFTPPELRIVDTTTNFAKNRGVSEGSNSSSDASQSSSTTSTTAPTATTASLLKNPATVSTTTTTTPTTGNQVILDGVIKLIDPNGTFFQNPALGSDQQISLLVLPKDQTKLQAQKVVLTGDVSPVKGYTGTLTLDPNNLKNGVISALWTFKSYRQWAYVPRDNHFYANSILGSQMSMATVKQGLMNDKLSLARFDEIAYNNLWISGLGTILSQKDTPYSEEFTYYSRGASVALDAKPAQDVIIGAAFSKMVGKTKSLKKEHNYTHKGSEYSYQASIYGGSPFHFVINKNSGKATPFLLQGVISYGYIKHDTVTHYPTIRERNKGEWEDLGWLAALRLSSNLKSPSQSDTKRFTVYGELEYSSVCQKQFTETEYDPRYFGSCTYRNLAVPIGLAAEGEFTENDILMYNRFSIAYMPSIYRNSPVCKYQVLSSGDGGEIICGVPTRNSARMEYSTQLYLGPLWTLYGSYTLEVDAHTLAHMTNCGARMTF, from the coding sequence ATGAAAATACTGTCAGTTACTGCTGTACTTGCCGCCACTCTCCCATCTATTTCTGGAGCAAATTCTCCAGAAAATTCTGTAGAGAATAAAGAATTATCCTCGAGCAGAATAGGAACCCAATCCTCTGAACAATTCACAGAACAAAATTCTAATAGCGGTATTGAGTATAAAGTTTCTGGCGATGTTTCCTTTTCTGATTTTTCGAATATCCCTGAAGATGTTTCTGGAATACTTGCTTCACCACATCAAGAATTATCTAGTACTGATATCTCAGTACCCTCATCTTCTGGAACTTCTAACGGAGAAGTAGAAGATGCTGAAGGAAGTCAATCTGAAAATAACTTAGGAGAATCTCTCATTGGAGTTGCTATTGGAGAAACCCTCGTACTTACGACATCTACTGACTCTTCCTCTGAAATAATCTCTCCTACAACAACTACAAAATCTACGCAAAATGGTTCAAACACCTCAGATACAGCTAGTACAACAAGCAGCGAATCTACTACTTTAGAATCGGCAACAGCCATACTCGCTTCTTCGTACCATTTGCAAGCAGAAACAGTTGTCGAAAAGTCTTTAGAAAACTCTGAAGATATACAAACAACTCCAAGTGGATCTAGCCCTAAAAACACAGTGAGCGGTGGTGGAGCATTTTATAATCCTCATCAAGCGCCTATATCCTTTATTAATAACCTCGATAATCCCGGTTCGCTAACCTTATCAAAAATTCGTGTAATAGGAGAAGGCGGGGCAATCTACTCTAAAGGGCCTTTGAGCATAAAAGATTTACAGAAATTTTTTGCTCAAGAGAACCTATCCCAAAAAGCTGGTGGAGCTATTTGTGGAGAATCTACTATTTCAATAAATGGTGTAGATTCTATCAGTTTCTCCAAAAATAAAGTTGCCGTTCCTTCTTCTAATAAAGTAGATCCTTCTGATCCCGATAGCAGTGATCATACAGATGTGAGTGGCTCCGAGAGCACTACCTCCAACAATAACCAAAATAATAATGTTGTTTCCCCGGATGCAACTACTACCTCACAAGCTATTGCGTTGACGAAAATATTCTTATCAGAAACCCCTGGTACAAACTCTCAGGAATCAGAATCTACTGCAACTACCTCTCAAACAACAGAAAATGAAAATACTTTAAATGTTGAGTTAAGCTGTGGAGGAGCTATCTACGCTCAAGATAAGCTCACTATCTCAAACTCTAAAAAAGTAACTTTCGATAACAACTCCGCTGACGAAAAAGGTGGTGCAATCTTTACAAAAGGAGAAATATTCTTAGCAAATATTACTGAAACGGTATTTTCCTCTAACGTGGGTAAAAAGGGTGGTGGAGGAATCTACTCAGAAAAAACAGTGACAGTCAGTCAATGTGGGGATCTTCATTTTAAAGACAATATTGCTGGTATAGAAGCAACACAAGAATCTCCAACTGTTGAGCAATCTACACCAACTTCATCAAAAGTGATGGCCTCAGCAAATTTGGGTAAAGAGGGAGCTCTTTATATAGAGAAATCTCTGACCATTAATGGTGGAACAGAAACTATAAATTTTGTAGAGGACAAAGCTACGGATGTTGGAGGAGGAGCTGTTTCCGGAGAAACAGTGAAGATCGAGAACTGTTCAGGATATGGTATATTCTCTAGAAATCAAGCGATTGATAACAAAGATTCTGGATCTACTGTAGATGTTCTTGGAGGCGCCGTCTACGCTAAGACAGCATTGAATATCGACAGCGGAAATTTCAATAAAACTATTACCTTCTCGGATAATACAGTCTCTTCTAAATCTACAACAGGACAGGTTGCAGGAGGAGCTATTTTCTCGCCTACTGTAACAATCGCTACACCTGTAGTGTTCTCCAACAACGCCGCAACAAATGATGCAAAGAACTCTAGGAAAAATACTTTTGGAGGAGCTATCGGTGCAACCACCGCAGTGTCTTTGTCAAAAGGAGCTCGCTTCTCAAAAAATACCGCTGATCTCGGGTCTGCTATTGGATTAGTTCCAGCAAAACAAAATACAGAAACTGTGAAGTTAGAAGCAGATTCTTACTACTTTGAAAACAATAAAGCTATAAAACGAGCAACTATTTATGCTCCCATCGTATCTATCAAAGCTTATACAGCAACATTTAACCAAAACTCTTCTGCAGAAGAAGGCAGTGCGATTTACTTCACAAAAGAAGCAACCATCGAATCATTAGGATCTATTCTTTTCACAGGGAACTTGGTCACCCCAACACAAAGCACGACGACACAAACTGCAGGAAACACGACAAAGTACGGTGCAGCCATCTTTGGACAGATAGTAAACTCTAGCGAATCTCAAACAGATAACCTTCCCCTCAAGCTAATTGCTTCAAAAGGAAATATCTGTTTTCGCAACAATGAATACCGTCCTAGTACCCTTGATACCGGAGCTTCCACTTTCTGTAGTATTGCTGGAGATGTGAAATTAACCATGCAAGCTACAGAAGGTAAAACCATTAGTTTTTTTGATGCGATCCGAACAACAACTAAAAAGACTGGAACACAAGCAAGCACTTATGACTCCCTGGATATCAACAAAAATGATGATTCAGGATCTGTAAACTCCGCATTTACAGGAACAGTTATGTTCTCTTCGGAATTACATGAAAACAAGTCCTATATCCCACAAAATGTTGTTCTACATAGCGGATCACTTGTACTAAGAGCGAATACAGAACTGCATGTGATTTCATTTGAACAGAAAGAAGGAGCTTCTCTTGTTATGGAACCTGGAGCAGTTCTTTCAAACCAGACTGTTGCCGATGGCTCTTTAGTAGTCAATAACCTTACTATTGATTTATCAAGTGTAGGAAGAAACAGTGTATCTGATGATAATATCTTCACTCCTCCTGAATTAAGAATCGTAGACACTACTACAAATTTTGCAAAAAATAGAGGTGTTTCCGAAGGAAGCAATAGCTCTTCCGATGCATCTCAAAGCTCAAGCACAACTTCTACTACTGCTCCAACTGCAACGACAGCATCCCTTCTCAAAAATCCAGCAACAGTATCCACAACTACAACGACAACACCTACAACAGGAAATCAGGTTATTCTTGATGGGGTGATTAAACTCATTGATCCTAACGGAACATTCTTCCAAAACCCAGCGTTAGGATCGGACCAGCAAATCTCTCTTCTGGTACTTCCCAAAGATCAAACAAAATTACAAGCGCAGAAAGTAGTTCTAACAGGAGATGTTTCTCCTGTAAAAGGATACACAGGAACATTAACTCTCGATCCTAATAACCTAAAAAATGGCGTAATCTCAGCCCTGTGGACATTCAAATCTTATAGACAATGGGCCTATGTTCCTAGAGATAACCATTTTTATGCGAACTCCATTTTAGGATCTCAGATGTCTATGGCTACAGTCAAACAAGGTTTGATGAATGATAAATTAAGTCTCGCTCGCTTTGATGAGATTGCCTATAACAATCTATGGATATCGGGACTAGGAACGATTTTATCTCAAAAAGATACCCCATACTCTGAAGAATTTACCTATTACAGCAGAGGAGCCTCTGTCGCTTTAGACGCGAAACCAGCTCAAGATGTGATCATTGGGGCCGCGTTTAGCAAAATGGTTGGGAAAACGAAATCTCTAAAAAAAGAACATAATTACACACACAAGGGATCTGAATATTCCTATCAAGCCTCCATATATGGGGGCAGCCCCTTCCATTTTGTTATCAATAAAAATTCAGGAAAAGCCACTCCTTTCTTATTACAAGGAGTCATCTCCTACGGATACATCAAACACGATACGGTCACCCATTACCCAACAATTCGTGAACGCAACAAAGGAGAATGGGAAGACCTAGGATGGTTGGCAGCCCTTCGTCTTTCTTCTAATTTGAAATCTCCTTCGCAAAGCGATACTAAACGCTTCACTGTTTACGGAGAACTTGAATACTCTAGTGTTTGTCAAAAACAATTTACAGAAACAGAATACGATCCTCGTTACTTTGGTAGCTGCACTTATAGAAACTTAGCAGTTCCCATAGGATTAGCAGCAGAGGGAGAATTCACTGAAAATGATATTTTGATGTACAACAGATTTTCTATAGCTTACATGCCATCAATCTACAGAAACTCCCCTGTATGCAAATACCAGGTGCTCTCATCTGGAGATGGAGGAGAAATTATCTGTGGAGTTCCAACAAGAAACTCTGCTCGTATGGAATACAGTACCCAACTGTATCTTGGTCCTCTTTGGACTTTGTATGGATCTTATACATTAGAAGTAGACGCACACACATTGGCTCATATGACCAACTGTGGAGCTCGTATGACTTTCTAA